A genomic window from Triticum urartu cultivar G1812 chromosome 7, Tu2.1, whole genome shotgun sequence includes:
- the LOC125524487 gene encoding uncharacterized protein LOC125524487, with protein MTMGLLAGDGGGGGLGYNTSCGKTSGLVWNLTSSYADQSNEASMLSATVIMFLLAALFFNLNLFSGLSDTSAILDPKVRVVLSKALSLFLPVMSYLFSEAKNAGGLACGGAAAPELPLRARLILTWMLLVELLRNKVEEIRMQRGDDGWHRGTVERAGRVVWLGSLVFFNLRGAGRKSVLGILWLLCVAKLVQRVTFTLVGKNSLAYGKNARLIISYMHHVPHHQPLQQQHGDDADHGDELLQRCRYAVMGEDKLVKKPTPAGYSVTSDVTTAPTTTTVGKIWRLAEDDPFLASVDQDGRLRRLCLSFALFKLLRRSFEHLPPMSEAETRDCRSLIFFEGGLYCSSKRSNRSNGQGEDEKAVAAAEELFQVMKDETIFLSEYYHSVVPVALASPFFLLANYLLLPAMVLLLCLVIVVLCGNGDLPFAFHSLRSDNYSVSFGVLRMARCLLTRVLSSPSVFFSTIDLSITLLLFLVLVYEQVWEFVVFLFSNWFLVSMLHGYAAKPRWRRSATFNWAIRRMLWVRSKMSHPDITMRQFSALRSCRLSRQLRMVPAVSLTLPTIPVPKEVKHSIAEYLLLSATSLQEEDDCDPTATRRGLLSNGQLAVAEYAELRRACKSESIAEVILAWHIATCLFEEKFPSPHASPSRDMVVATTLSRYCAYLVAFHPELLPENEESTERVFEIMEEDLRRTVGFWRYHLPAAVAPLLGSGYEQIMRLEERPNLAQALEMAEMSALQRGAILERALEKEAKCAAGVEGMWKVLADLWVQLMVYVAPSGGEEHVMGHAKVLPEGGEFVTVLWALATHTGMRRAAPVAVGSMEHV; from the coding sequence ATGACCATGGGCTTGCTGGCCGGagatggcggtggcggcggcctTGGCTACAACACGAGCTGCGGGAAGACCAGCGGCCTGGTGTGGAACCTGACGTCCTCCTACGCGGACCAGAGCAACGAGGCCTCCATGCTGTCCGCCACCGTCATCATGTTCCTCCTCGCCGCACTCTTCTTCAACCTCAACCTCTTCAGCGGCCTCTCCGACACCAGCGCCATCCTCGACCCCAAGGTCCGCGTCGTGCTCTCCAAGGCGCTCTCCCTCTTCCTCCCCGTCATGTCCTACCTCTTCTCCGAGGCCAAGAACGCCGGCGGCCTCGCGTGCGGCGGCGCCGCCGCGCCCGAGCTCCCGCTGCGGGCCCGGCTGATCCTCACGTGGATGCTCCTCGTCGAGCTCCTCCGCAACAAGGTGGAGGAGATCCGCATGCAGCGCGGGGACGACGGCTGGCACAGGGGCACCGTGGAGCGCGCCGGCCGCGTCGTCTGGCTCGGGAGCCTCGTCTTCTTCAACCTGCGCGGCGCCGGGCGCAAGTCCGTGCTGGGCATCCTCTGGCTCCTCTGCGTCGCCAAGCTGGTGCAGAGGGTCACCTTCACCTTGGTGGGGAAGAACTCTCTCGCCTACGGGAAGAACGCGCGCCTCATCATCTCCTACATGCATCATGTGCCTCATCATCAGCCGCTGCAGCAGCAGCATGGAGACGACGCCGACCACGGCGACGAGCTCTTGCAGAGGTGTCGGTACGCGGTGATGGGAGAAGACAAGCTGGTGAAAAAGCCAACCCCGGCCGGCTACAGCGTCACAAGTGACGTCACCACCGCCCCGACGACGACGACCGTCGGGAAAATCTGGCGGCTTGCAGAGGATGACCCCTTCCTTGCCTCCGTCGACCAAGACGGGCGGCTGAGGAGGCTCTGCCTCTCCTTCGCGCTCTTCAAACTCCTTCGCCGGAGTTTCGAGCACCTGCCGCCGATGAGCGAGGCCGAGACCCGCGACTGCCGGAGCCTCATCTTCTTCGAAGGGGGCTTGTACTGCAGCAGCAAGAGGAGCAACCGGAGCAATGGCCAAGGCGAAGACGAGAAGGCAGTAGCAGCAGCAGAGGAATTATTCCAGGTGATGAAGGACGAGACCATCTTCCTGAGCGAGTACTACCACTCCGTCGTCCCCGTGGCCCTGGCGAGCCCCTTCTTCCTGCTCGCCAACTACCTGCTCCTCCCGGCCATGGTGCTGCTCCTCTGCCTCGTCATCGTCGTCCTCTGCGGCAACGGCGACCTGCCCTTCGCCTTCCACAGCCTGAGGAGCGACAACTACAGCGTCTCGTTCGGGGTGCTCAGGATGGCCAGGTGCCTCCTGACGAGAGTCCTCAGTTCGCCCTCGGTCTTcttctccaccatcgacctctcCATCACCTTGCTCCTCTTCCTCGTGCTGGTGTACGAGCAGGTGTGGGAGTTTGTGGTCTTCCTCTTCTCCAACTGGTTCCTCGTGTCCATGCTCCACGGCTACGCCGCCAAGCCCCGCTGGCGCCGGAGCGCCACCTTCAACTGGGCCATCCGCCGCATGCTCTGGGTGAGGAGCAAGATGAGCCACCCGGACATCACCATGAGGCAGTTCTCCGCGCTCAGGTCCTGCCGTCTCAGCCGCCAGCTGAGGATGGTGCCGGCCGTCTCGCTGACGCTGCCGACCATCCCCGTGCCGAAGGAGGTGAAGCATTCCATCGCGGAGTACCTATTACTATCAGCAACGTCGCTGCAGGAGGAGGACGACTGCGACCCCACCGCCACTCGTCGTGGTCTTCTCAGCAACGGTCAGCTCGCGGTCGCCGAGTACGCGGAGCTCCGGCGTGCGTGCAAGAGCGAGAGCATCGCCGAGGTGATCCTCGCGTGGCACATCGCCACCTGCCTCTTCGAGGAGAAGTTTCCGTCACCGCACGCCTCGCCCTCGCGTGACATGGTTGTGGCGACGACGCTGTCCAGGTACTGCGCCTACCTGGTAGCCTTCCACCCGGAGCTACTGCCGGAAAACGAGGAGAGCACAGAGCGCGTCTTCGAGATcatggaggaagatctgaggcgTACGGTCGGTTTCTGGCGCTACCACCTCCCGGCGGCGGTGGCGCCGCTGCTGGGCTCCGGGTACGAGCAGATCATGCGCCTGGAGGAGAGGCCGAACCTGGCCCAGGCGCTAGAAATGGCGGAGATGTCGGCGCTGCAGAGGGGGGCCATCCTAGAGCGCGCGCTGGAGAAAGAAGCCAAGTGCGCCGCAGGCGTGGAGGGGATGTGGAAGGTGCTGGCTGATCTGTGGGTGCAGCTCATGGTGTACGTGGCGCCGTCGGGGGGCGAGGAGCACGTCATGGGGCACGCCAAGGTGCTGCCGGAGGGCGGCGAGTTCGTCACCGTGCTCTGGGCGCTGGCCACGCACACCGGCATgcgccgcgccgcgccggtgGCTGTCGGCAGCATGGAACATGTTTAG